One region of Myxococcus stipitatus genomic DNA includes:
- a CDS encoding DUF3616 domain-containing protein: protein MRLAIFVLGIWVLGCSGRGAVSPVAGAPSSIGGAGRDVLVFEGMCDASGAVALAGDLFVVGDDEDNILRVYDARRGGPPVRSVDLSPSLALVATGKKVPEADIEAATQLGSLSFWLTSHGRNSSGKKAPGRLRFFATEGTPEGPRVVGRPYMGLLEDLLASPGLARFHLERAEALAPKAPGGLNIEGMTATEDGAAVLIGFRSPVPEGRALVVPLHNPREMVLEGARASVGTPRLLDLGGQGIRSMSWWRGRYLLISGDAAGGTTSHLFTWKGGEDAPVPVREVDLAGFNPEAFFTPESEAEILLLSDDGTVPLDGVACKKLGDPARKRFRGVWVRLPDSP from the coding sequence ATGAGGCTGGCCATCTTCGTCCTCGGTATCTGGGTCCTGGGCTGTTCGGGTCGTGGCGCCGTGTCACCCGTCGCTGGAGCTCCGTCCTCCATTGGAGGCGCGGGGCGCGACGTGCTCGTCTTCGAGGGGATGTGTGACGCCTCGGGGGCGGTGGCGCTCGCGGGGGACCTGTTCGTGGTGGGGGATGACGAGGACAACATCCTGCGCGTCTATGACGCCCGGCGTGGCGGGCCGCCCGTGCGGAGCGTGGACCTGTCCCCGTCGCTGGCGCTCGTGGCGACGGGGAAGAAGGTCCCCGAGGCGGACATCGAGGCGGCGACCCAGCTGGGGTCGCTGTCCTTCTGGCTCACGTCCCATGGGCGCAACAGCTCCGGGAAGAAGGCGCCCGGTCGCCTGCGCTTCTTCGCCACGGAGGGCACGCCCGAGGGCCCCCGGGTCGTGGGGCGGCCCTACATGGGGTTGTTGGAGGACCTGCTCGCGTCGCCCGGACTGGCGCGCTTCCACCTCGAGCGGGCCGAGGCCCTGGCCCCCAAGGCGCCGGGGGGACTCAACATCGAGGGGATGACGGCGACCGAGGACGGAGCGGCCGTCCTCATCGGCTTCCGGAGCCCCGTCCCGGAGGGGCGGGCGCTGGTGGTTCCCCTGCACAACCCGAGGGAGATGGTGCTGGAGGGGGCGCGCGCGTCGGTGGGGACGCCTCGGCTGTTGGACCTGGGCGGTCAGGGCATCCGCTCCATGTCGTGGTGGCGCGGGCGCTACCTCCTCATCAGCGGCGACGCGGCGGGGGGGACGACGTCCCACCTCTTCACGTGGAAGGGCGGGGAGGACGCGCCCGTGCCCGTGCGCGAGGTCGACCTGGCGGGTTTCAACCCCGAGGCCTTCTTCACGCCGGAGTCGGAGGCGGAGATCCTCCTCCTCAGCGACGACGGGACGGTGCCGTTGGACGGGGTGGCGTGCAAGAAGCTCGGGGACCCCGCGCGCAAGCGCTTCCGGGGCGTCTGGGTCCGGCTGCCGGATTCTCCGTGA
- a CDS encoding DODA-type extradiol aromatic ring-opening family dioxygenase has product MSDDASNDKQPGLTRRQALGAGVIAASSVAVAGAVTQAGHRDDASPERTGAAPARMPVVFVPHGGGPWPFVDLGMGDRAELDDLAAYLRSVRSLPKTPPKALLVVSAHWEERVPTVMTSPNPPILYDYYGFPPESYHITWPAPGEPRLAARVRELLQAAGFETGEDAERGFDHGTFVPLKLTYPEADVPTLQLSLLESLDPAEHLALGRALAPLRDEGVLIIGSGMTFHNLRAFGAPGREISQAFDGWLTQSAVQEPAERNRRLVDWARAPRARAAHPREEHLLPLMVVAGAAGEDRGTVAWNGTFMGLRLSAFQFG; this is encoded by the coding sequence ATGAGTGACGACGCTTCCAACGACAAGCAGCCGGGGCTCACCCGTCGGCAGGCCCTGGGCGCCGGCGTCATCGCGGCCTCCTCGGTGGCCGTGGCGGGGGCGGTGACCCAGGCCGGCCATCGAGACGACGCATCGCCCGAGCGCACGGGAGCGGCTCCCGCCCGAATGCCCGTGGTCTTCGTCCCGCATGGCGGAGGCCCCTGGCCGTTCGTGGACCTGGGAATGGGCGACCGCGCGGAGCTCGACGACCTGGCCGCCTACCTGCGCTCGGTGCGTTCGCTCCCGAAGACGCCGCCCAAGGCCCTGCTCGTCGTCTCGGCGCACTGGGAGGAGCGGGTGCCCACGGTGATGACCTCGCCGAACCCGCCCATCCTCTACGACTACTACGGCTTTCCGCCGGAGTCGTACCACATCACCTGGCCCGCGCCGGGAGAGCCACGGCTCGCGGCCCGCGTCCGGGAGCTGCTCCAGGCGGCGGGTTTCGAGACCGGCGAGGATGCCGAGCGGGGCTTCGACCACGGCACCTTCGTCCCGCTGAAGCTGACGTACCCCGAGGCAGACGTCCCCACCCTCCAGCTCTCGCTCCTCGAGAGCCTGGACCCGGCCGAGCACCTCGCCCTGGGACGCGCGCTCGCCCCGCTCCGCGACGAGGGCGTGCTCATCATCGGCAGCGGGATGACGTTCCACAACTTGCGGGCCTTCGGCGCGCCGGGGCGTGAGATCAGCCAGGCCTTCGACGGCTGGCTGACCCAGAGCGCCGTGCAGGAGCCCGCGGAGCGGAACCGCAGGCTCGTGGACTGGGCCAGGGCGCCCCGCGCCCGCGCGGCCCACCCCCGGGAGGAACACCTCCTCCCGCTCATGGTCGTCGCCGGCGCGGCGGGCGAGGACCGCGGCACCGTGGCGTGGAACGGCACCTTCATGGGGCTCCGGCTCTCGGCGTTCCAGTTCGGCTGA
- a CDS encoding M28 family peptidase codes for MRPRPSSFVALVVLLSLSAAAQSVPSPLGPVSPTTGLVLRDEVVRALIQESSGDRIHDGVQRLSLFARDHQGGYADAAEWIRAAAVGAGLRDVRLEPMKDGPQWRASRGELWVSGPRRYRVTSHAELPMSLAVGSGSFEGEALDLVDVGMGAEDADYAGLELKGKVVLTQGPPTAVLRKAVVKLGAVGVVSSYSTPPWNQPHRLDGDFPDQVGWAAVSSKVVSEAGRAPFLFMISERQGRELRAQLREGPVKVDVSVASETFQGHYGIVSGVIPGTRPGEEVVLTAHLDHYKPGADDNASGSATLLELVRTYTALIGRGVLPPPVRTIRVLWLPEFEGTREWFASHRDDPVRRVAQFNFDMLGASLTGAHSRFAVSYTPDWNGSFVNAVSESTVDFMNRFNGVRYPARRDFRIGSVTGSRDPLDAHMDRYSRGSDHQLFNDHGIPGVAFSTWPDDNYHTSGDRPELVDPTQLHRAAFAGLASITVAAWAQGTGALDLARLVSVHGGRRVADDEFRARRALAAASDAELPGVYRLGRAALRLAFQRERDALRSCVPLGASAAPVEALVKSQTLAETQALARLEADSKARGVDAREPKPSEAERRARAFVPRRVKGQELAAFDEVSSHLGAEDRPRVAAVEAALAAATVALREQGEGELRFYQLADALASYADGRRSVADIRDAAFAEYGHVFPVEALVELFTLLEHGGVMTRAR; via the coding sequence ATGCGTCCCCGTCCGTCGTCGTTCGTCGCCCTCGTCGTGCTCCTGTCACTCTCCGCGGCCGCGCAGTCCGTGCCATCACCGTTGGGGCCCGTGTCGCCCACCACGGGGCTGGTGCTGCGCGACGAGGTGGTTCGCGCGCTCATCCAGGAGAGTTCGGGCGATCGCATCCATGATGGCGTGCAGCGGCTCTCGTTGTTCGCGAGAGACCACCAGGGTGGGTACGCGGACGCGGCCGAGTGGATTCGCGCGGCGGCGGTGGGCGCCGGGCTGCGGGACGTGCGCCTGGAGCCGATGAAGGACGGGCCCCAGTGGCGGGCCTCGCGAGGGGAGCTGTGGGTGTCCGGCCCCAGGCGCTACCGGGTGACGTCGCACGCGGAGCTGCCCATGTCCCTGGCGGTGGGGAGCGGGAGCTTCGAGGGCGAGGCGCTGGACCTGGTCGATGTCGGGATGGGCGCGGAGGACGCGGACTACGCGGGGCTGGAGTTGAAGGGGAAGGTGGTGCTCACGCAAGGCCCCCCCACGGCTGTTCTGCGCAAGGCCGTGGTGAAGCTCGGCGCGGTGGGGGTGGTCTCGTCGTATTCGACGCCGCCCTGGAACCAGCCCCATCGCCTCGACGGTGACTTCCCGGACCAGGTGGGGTGGGCGGCGGTCTCCTCGAAGGTGGTGTCCGAGGCGGGCCGGGCGCCGTTCCTGTTCATGATTTCGGAGCGCCAGGGGCGGGAGCTGCGCGCCCAGCTCCGGGAGGGGCCGGTGAAGGTCGACGTGAGCGTCGCCTCGGAGACCTTCCAGGGCCACTACGGCATCGTCAGCGGCGTCATCCCCGGCACGCGTCCGGGAGAGGAGGTCGTGCTCACCGCCCACCTGGACCACTACAAGCCGGGGGCCGACGACAACGCCTCGGGCTCGGCCACGTTGTTGGAGCTGGTGCGCACGTACACGGCGCTCATCGGTCGTGGCGTGCTGCCGCCGCCGGTGCGCACGATTCGCGTGCTGTGGCTGCCGGAGTTCGAGGGCACCCGCGAGTGGTTCGCCTCCCACCGCGACGACCCCGTCCGGCGGGTGGCGCAGTTCAACTTCGACATGCTCGGCGCCAGCTTGACGGGGGCGCACTCGCGCTTCGCGGTGTCGTACACGCCGGATTGGAATGGCAGCTTCGTCAACGCGGTGTCCGAGTCCACGGTGGACTTCATGAATCGCTTCAACGGGGTGCGCTATCCGGCGCGCAGGGACTTCCGTATCGGCTCCGTCACCGGGTCCAGGGACCCGCTGGACGCTCATATGGATCGCTACAGCCGCGGGTCGGATCACCAGCTCTTCAACGACCATGGCATTCCGGGCGTGGCCTTCTCCACGTGGCCCGACGACAACTACCACACCAGCGGGGACCGCCCGGAGCTGGTGGACCCCACCCAGCTGCATCGCGCCGCGTTCGCGGGGCTCGCGTCCATCACGGTCGCCGCGTGGGCGCAAGGCACGGGGGCGCTCGACCTGGCGCGGTTGGTGTCGGTGCACGGCGGGCGGCGCGTGGCGGACGACGAGTTCCGGGCGCGTCGGGCCCTGGCCGCCGCGTCGGACGCGGAGCTCCCAGGGGTGTACCGGCTGGGGCGGGCCGCGCTGCGACTGGCGTTCCAGCGCGAGCGTGACGCCCTGCGCTCGTGCGTGCCGCTGGGGGCGTCCGCCGCGCCGGTGGAGGCGCTCGTCAAGTCGCAGACGCTCGCGGAGACCCAGGCCCTGGCGCGGCTGGAGGCGGACTCGAAGGCGCGCGGCGTCGACGCGCGCGAGCCGAAGCCGTCCGAGGCCGAGCGACGGGCGCGCGCCTTCGTCCCCCGCCGCGTGAAGGGGCAGGAGCTGGCCGCGTTCGACGAGGTGTCGAGCCATCTGGGCGCGGAGGACCGGCCGAGGGTGGCGGCGGTGGAGGCCGCGCTGGCCGCCGCGACGGTCGCCCTGCGCGAGCAGGGGGAAGGGGAGCTGCGCTTCTATCAACTGGCGGATGCCCTCGCGAGCTACGCCGACGGTCGGCGCAGCGTGGCGGACATCCGCGACGCGGCCTTCGCGGAGTACGGCCACGTGTTCCCGGTGGAGGCGCTCGTGGAGCTCTTCACGCTGCTGGAGCACGGGGGCGTCATGACGCGGGCGCGTTGA
- a CDS encoding N-acetylmuramoyl-L-alanine amidase family protein, giving the protein MRRLLALVLPVLLLLAPSTGAAGKRDEAEEAYQGARRAYYALKDDAARRKLRHHWLNVVRKFEAVARSHPKSARAPDALFTAGELLQELSRISFVEEDLRAAIADYDKLRTDFPKHRLADDAALALARIHVHRLDHPEDARRVLTESLAVVGKGDQVAEMKALLASLPPSKSAPAKKPAAPAKSPVAEEKATAMAQAERPVSALVGAIERLAREPPPMIPRLDPEAQAKAEAPVAEEPKSLDAAVAAALASKTSAATKPAADADAKVAAKPTASESKQGAEPVAEKAPPAKAREEAPAKVEPAVVAEKAPPAKAREEAPAKSESSPKVAAAAEPPKPITRPVDDEVAQARLKAVAKQSRRAELTLAEQLGLKVRRVVIDPGHGGHDTGAIGKGGTREKDVALSISLKLASQLRERGLEVVLTREDDRFIRLEDRAQFANTERGDLFISIHCNAAVSRKLRGIETYTLNTSADRYSIRLAARENASSEKGISDLQFILADLATKANTEESSRLADQVQRSLVSGLSAKYSDIKGLGHKEALFYVLLGVKMPAILVETAFLSNAEEEERLKSTRYQDDVATAIAQGVEEFLGDRRRVAKVD; this is encoded by the coding sequence ATGCGCCGTCTCCTCGCTCTCGTGCTGCCCGTGCTGCTGCTGCTCGCTCCGAGCACGGGTGCGGCCGGCAAGCGCGACGAGGCGGAGGAGGCCTACCAGGGGGCACGCCGGGCCTACTACGCCCTGAAGGACGACGCCGCCCGGCGCAAGCTGCGGCACCACTGGCTCAATGTGGTGCGCAAGTTCGAGGCGGTGGCGCGCAGCCACCCCAAGTCCGCGCGCGCGCCGGACGCGCTCTTCACCGCGGGCGAGCTGCTCCAGGAGCTCAGCCGCATCTCCTTCGTCGAGGAGGACCTGCGGGCCGCCATCGCGGACTACGACAAGCTGCGCACCGACTTCCCGAAGCACCGGCTCGCGGACGACGCGGCGCTCGCGCTGGCGCGCATCCACGTCCACCGCCTGGACCATCCGGAGGACGCGCGCCGCGTCCTCACCGAGTCCCTGGCCGTCGTGGGCAAGGGAGACCAGGTGGCGGAGATGAAGGCCCTGCTGGCCTCGCTGCCGCCTTCCAAGAGCGCCCCGGCGAAGAAGCCGGCCGCGCCCGCGAAGTCCCCGGTGGCCGAGGAGAAGGCGACGGCCATGGCCCAGGCCGAGCGCCCCGTGTCCGCGCTGGTGGGGGCCATCGAGCGGCTCGCGCGCGAGCCGCCGCCCATGATTCCCCGCCTGGACCCCGAGGCCCAGGCGAAGGCGGAGGCCCCGGTGGCGGAGGAGCCGAAGAGCCTCGACGCGGCCGTGGCCGCCGCCCTCGCCTCGAAGACCTCCGCCGCGACGAAGCCGGCCGCCGACGCGGACGCGAAGGTCGCGGCGAAGCCGACGGCCTCCGAGTCCAAGCAGGGCGCCGAGCCGGTGGCGGAGAAGGCGCCCCCGGCGAAGGCTCGCGAGGAGGCTCCGGCGAAGGTGGAGCCCGCGGTGGTGGCGGAGAAGGCGCCCCCGGCGAAGGCGCGCGAGGAGGCCCCGGCGAAGTCCGAGTCGAGCCCCAAGGTGGCCGCCGCCGCCGAGCCGCCGAAGCCCATCACCCGGCCGGTGGACGACGAGGTGGCGCAGGCCCGCTTGAAGGCGGTGGCGAAGCAGTCGCGCCGCGCGGAGCTGACGCTGGCGGAGCAGCTCGGGCTCAAGGTCCGCCGGGTGGTCATCGACCCGGGGCACGGTGGGCACGACACGGGCGCCATCGGCAAGGGGGGGACTCGCGAGAAGGACGTCGCGCTCTCCATCTCATTGAAGCTGGCCAGCCAGCTGCGCGAGCGGGGCCTCGAGGTGGTGCTGACGCGCGAGGATGATCGCTTCATCCGCCTGGAGGACCGCGCGCAGTTCGCGAACACCGAGCGCGGCGACCTGTTCATCTCCATCCACTGCAACGCGGCGGTGAGCCGCAAGCTGCGCGGCATCGAGACGTACACGCTCAACACGTCCGCGGACCGCTACTCCATCCGCCTGGCGGCGCGGGAGAACGCTTCGTCGGAGAAGGGCATCAGCGACCTCCAGTTCATCCTGGCGGACCTGGCCACCAAGGCGAATACCGAGGAGTCGTCCCGGCTGGCCGACCAGGTGCAGCGCAGCCTCGTGTCGGGGCTGTCCGCCAAGTACTCCGACATCAAGGGCCTGGGGCACAAGGAGGCGCTGTTCTACGTGCTCCTCGGCGTGAAGATGCCGGCCATCCTCGTGGAGACCGCCTTCCTGTCCAACGCGGAGGAGGAGGAGCGCCTCAAGTCGACCCGCTACCAGGACGACGTGGCCACGGCGATTGCCCAGGGCGTGGAGGAGTTCCTGGGCGACCGCCGTCGTGTGGCGAAGGTGGACTGA
- a CDS encoding endonuclease/exonuclease/phosphatase family protein yields the protein MARGIPPLPPTTNEGPLGRWTGALALLVMLSACSSQRASDDGPWLSNLELKPTSVGVDYEAVFKVAGGKPPLRFTVNPPPGFSFFTTEGRLVGPGTEAGDFDLVVHVQDAEGDEDTRTYPLKVYPRLEALDTTVSQARAGGTYQHAFTGAGGQPPLSWKLETGALPAGLTFSSTGVLGGSPRTPGAYAFTLRLQDGGGARVDVPVELEVLRADGQPSFPLAVGNWNIEWFGDTANGPTDESLQLSNVQQVIAGANVDLWGVAEIVGTTQFNTLKATLPGYDGFLANNARVSGGAAYYSSTDQKVGVLFKSNAVQVLRAELILTDSSSLFAGRPPLKLDLRIKRREATVDVAAIVLHMKADDTFGDYSRRAAASAALKDYLDTTLPTQRVIVLGDWNDDVDASIAINPETAQPYASPYQDFVDDADHYRFTTEPLSRQGISSTASNNAFIDHQLVSNELAADHLPESTVVLEPAINDFRYNTSDHFPVFSRFDLGGQTPAITP from the coding sequence ATGGCTCGCGGTATCCCCCCTCTTCCCCCAACGACGAACGAAGGCCCTCTGGGCCGCTGGACGGGGGCGCTCGCGCTCCTCGTGATGCTGTCCGCCTGCTCCAGCCAGCGCGCCAGCGACGATGGCCCGTGGCTGTCCAACCTCGAGCTGAAGCCCACGAGCGTGGGGGTCGACTACGAGGCCGTCTTCAAGGTCGCGGGAGGCAAGCCCCCACTGCGGTTCACGGTGAATCCTCCCCCCGGCTTCTCGTTCTTCACCACCGAAGGACGCCTCGTCGGCCCCGGCACGGAGGCGGGGGACTTCGACCTCGTCGTCCACGTCCAGGACGCGGAGGGAGACGAGGACACCCGGACCTATCCCCTGAAGGTCTACCCGCGCCTCGAGGCGCTCGATACCACGGTGTCCCAGGCCCGGGCCGGCGGCACCTACCAGCATGCCTTCACCGGGGCGGGAGGACAGCCGCCCCTGAGCTGGAAGCTGGAGACGGGTGCCCTGCCCGCGGGACTCACCTTCTCTTCCACCGGCGTCCTCGGAGGTTCGCCTCGGACGCCGGGCGCCTACGCGTTCACGCTGAGGCTCCAGGACGGCGGTGGCGCCAGGGTCGACGTGCCCGTGGAGCTGGAGGTGCTCCGCGCGGACGGGCAGCCCAGCTTCCCGCTGGCGGTGGGGAACTGGAACATCGAGTGGTTCGGAGACACGGCGAACGGCCCCACCGACGAGTCCCTGCAGCTCTCCAACGTCCAGCAGGTCATCGCCGGCGCCAACGTGGACCTCTGGGGCGTGGCGGAGATCGTCGGTACCACGCAGTTCAACACGCTGAAGGCCACGCTGCCCGGCTATGACGGCTTCCTCGCCAACAACGCCCGGGTGAGCGGCGGCGCCGCGTACTACTCGAGCACCGATCAGAAGGTGGGCGTGCTCTTCAAGTCGAACGCGGTGCAGGTCCTCCGCGCGGAGCTGATCCTCACGGACTCCAGCAGCCTGTTCGCCGGCCGCCCTCCGCTGAAGCTGGACCTGCGCATCAAGCGGCGCGAGGCCACCGTGGACGTGGCGGCCATCGTCCTCCACATGAAGGCGGACGACACCTTCGGGGACTACTCGCGCAGGGCCGCCGCCTCCGCGGCCCTGAAGGACTACCTGGACACCACCCTCCCCACCCAGCGCGTCATCGTGCTCGGCGACTGGAATGACGACGTGGACGCGTCCATCGCCATCAATCCGGAGACGGCCCAGCCCTACGCCTCGCCCTACCAGGACTTCGTCGACGACGCGGACCACTACCGCTTCACCACCGAGCCCCTCTCGCGCCAGGGCATCAGCAGCACCGCCAGCAACAACGCCTTCATCGACCACCAGCTCGTGAGCAACGAGCTCGCGGCGGACCACCTCCCCGAGTCGACGGTCGTCCTCGAGCCAGCCATCAACGACTTCCGCTACAACACGTCCGATCACTTCCCCGTCTTCAGCCGGTTCGACCTGGGTGGACAGACACCCGCAATCACTCCGTGA
- a CDS encoding DUF3592 domain-containing protein, producing the protein MQLAIPHAPRRVRLTQVPGAVGRLARDAVLGLLFMAVLGAGAMWVGRFFVEEQGFIARAEEVDGVMAAKRLPPPGERDGAEGFVTVLYVFQDVEHTATDVKTSAEYAEGLGHGAPVKLLVDPRHPDRPREAGYARSRAMKVGWLPWGLLVGALLAGVVFVREARRIFRSEVEPLRMGALVWLTPDGPLPEGRGEVIFPAHYFRQDVKNEVRARVRPGRAPVRNGTKVLAAVVPREPGWARVIDQDLASVLGWMR; encoded by the coding sequence ATGCAGCTCGCCATCCCCCACGCGCCTCGAAGGGTGCGACTGACGCAGGTGCCCGGAGCGGTGGGGCGCCTCGCGCGCGACGCCGTCCTCGGGTTGCTCTTCATGGCGGTGCTGGGCGCGGGGGCCATGTGGGTCGGGCGCTTCTTCGTGGAGGAGCAGGGCTTCATCGCCCGCGCGGAGGAAGTGGACGGCGTGATGGCCGCCAAGCGGCTGCCGCCTCCGGGCGAGCGTGACGGGGCGGAGGGCTTCGTGACGGTGCTCTACGTCTTCCAGGATGTGGAGCACACGGCCACGGACGTGAAGACCTCCGCCGAGTACGCAGAGGGGCTCGGCCATGGGGCCCCGGTGAAGCTCCTGGTGGACCCGCGGCACCCGGACCGGCCCCGCGAAGCCGGGTATGCCCGGAGCCGGGCGATGAAGGTAGGGTGGCTTCCGTGGGGGCTCCTCGTAGGCGCGCTGCTGGCGGGAGTCGTCTTCGTGCGCGAGGCGCGGCGCATCTTCCGTTCGGAGGTGGAGCCGCTGCGCATGGGCGCGCTGGTCTGGCTGACGCCCGACGGTCCCCTCCCGGAGGGGCGCGGCGAGGTCATCTTCCCCGCCCACTACTTCCGACAGGACGTCAAGAACGAGGTCCGGGCCCGCGTGCGGCCGGGCCGGGCGCCGGTGCGCAACGGCACCAAGGTGCTGGCGGCGGTCGTCCCCCGGGAGCCGGGCTGGGCGCGCGTCATCGACCAGGACCTCGCCAGCGTGCTGGGGTGGATGCGCTGA
- a CDS encoding DUF4833 domain-containing protein, which translates to MSLQTGFSRLVALALGFLAWTASAAEPGTRAPSVFFLSRSENRNQVHYALRTDEACRPVGANPVQVYWRMLERGESEEEELLTVELPVYGLEDAQPVEATAEGWRVRVRLRAFPSRPIDITTALVDGQCRVQAWTKGGRGDFQLDHVFVKTSWPFSVDFVRLDGVGQDGQPVHELIRA; encoded by the coding sequence GTGTCACTCCAGACTGGTTTCAGCCGCCTCGTGGCGCTCGCGCTGGGGTTCCTGGCCTGGACGGCCTCCGCCGCCGAGCCCGGGACCCGCGCCCCCTCCGTGTTCTTCCTGTCCCGGAGCGAGAACCGGAACCAGGTCCACTACGCCCTGCGGACGGACGAAGCCTGCCGCCCGGTGGGGGCGAACCCGGTCCAGGTCTACTGGCGGATGTTGGAGCGGGGCGAGTCGGAGGAAGAGGAGCTGCTGACCGTCGAGCTGCCCGTCTATGGGCTCGAGGACGCCCAGCCCGTGGAGGCCACGGCGGAGGGGTGGCGCGTGCGCGTCCGGCTGCGAGCCTTCCCCTCGCGCCCCATCGACATCACGACCGCCCTGGTGGACGGGCAGTGCCGCGTCCAGGCGTGGACGAAGGGTGGCCGCGGGGACTTCCAGTTGGACCACGTCTTCGTGAAGACGTCGTGGCCCTTCTCGGTCGACTTCGTGAGGCTGGATGGCGTGGGGCAGGACGGCCAGCCGGTCCATGAGCTGATCCGCGCCTGA